GCTTCTGTTACTTCTGCCTTCCCGACCGGGCCCCAGCCTTCGCTTGGGAAGCAATTTCGGCCGAGCGGGACAGCGCTGACTTGTGCCCCGTTCATGTGTCACGAACGTGGTTGTCTTCGTCATGTCAAAGAGCGTGTCGGCATTGGGTGAGGTGCCGCCTGGACCTTTGTGCTCGGAGTTCCAGGAAGTTTGAATCGAACCACGTGATGGCGCGGAGATATGGGACACCGGAAATGTTCCTTTTCTCCAGCTCCGTAAATTGAATAAATCTATTGATATCAATACTATATGATGAAGTCGTACAGGAACCACGCGGTTGAATCAATCGAGTCAGTTGTCTTTGCGGCATCGTCGCGACGATACGCTTTTCACATCGCCACAACGATGTGCCAGTAATACTCGATGACCGACAGCCGCGCTCGCGCCACCTCGCTCGACTTCACCGACGAAACCCTCGCCACGCTCGCCCTCCCCGGCGGCGCGCTGACCATCACGCGTGGCCTCGGTTCGGGTCTCGCGCGCCGCGCGGGCGATCCGCCGGGCACGATCTGGGCGATCGGCGACCGTGGCCCGAACCTCAAGGTCAAGCTCGCGCTCGAACGCTATCGCCTGACGCAGATGGCGCCCTATGCGAAGATCGAAGGCGCCAAGATCATGCCGCGTCCCGATATCGGACCGGCAATCTCCGAACTGCGCATCGAAGGCGACCGCGTCACCATCGTTCGCACGATCCCATTACGCGGTCACGGCGGCGCCACGCTGTCCGGCCTGCCCACCCCCGGCGGCGCGAACAGCGTCAGCGAACCGGCGATCGCGCTCGACGGCACGATCCTCGCACCCGACCCGTCGGGCGCGGACACCGAGGGTATCGCCGCGGCGGCGGACGGCAGCTTCTGGATCGCAGAGGAATATGGCCCGTCGCTGTTCCACGTCGCGGCCGATGGCGGGGTCATCGCCCGCTGGGTGCCGAGCGGCAGCGAAAGCCTGTTCGCCGGCGCCGACTATCCGGTGCTCGGTGCGCTCCCCGCCATCGCCGCGCGCCGTCAGATCAACCGTGGCTTCGAGGCGCTCGCATTATCGGAAGACGGTGTCTGGCTCTACCTCGCCTTTCAGAGCCCGCTCGCCCATCCGGACGAGAAAGCGCACCGCAAGGCACGCCATGTGCGCATCTGGAAACTGGACACGAAAACCGGCGCGGTCGCCGCGCAATATCTCTACCCGCTCGACGCGCCCAAAACCTTTCGCCGCGATGTGGCGCTGGGCAAGGTCGACAAGTCCGACATCAAGGTCAGCGAACTCGTCCTGCTTGGCCCGGACCGCCTGCTGACCCTCGAACGCGCCTCGGCCACGACCAAGCTTTACGCCGTGCGGCTCGACGCGGCCCATGCGACCGCCCGCGAACAGCTCGACGACGCGACCCGGCCGACGATCGAACAGCTCAGTGCAGACGACCGGATCGGCGATCTCGCGCTGAAAAAGACGCTGATCCTCGACACCGACGATCTCCCCGAAGTTGATCCGGACCTTGAAGGACTGGTCGTGCTGTCGGCAAACACGCTGCTGCTGGTCAACGACAACGACTTCGGCACGGAGGGCGTGCGGACACGCTTCTGGCGAGTGGAACTGGCGAGCGATCTACCGATCGGCGTCCCTCTCCCATCGGAAGAGGGAGGGAGGAGCGAAGCGACGGAAGGGTGAGGGTGACTCCATTCTTCGCCCTCGCCCTCACCCTCCCACTGCTTCGCAGCGGGCCCCTCCCTCTTCCATCGGGAGAGGGTTTTGAGCGCTCAACCGTTTGCATGACGCCTCTCAAACCGACCAGGCCGCCAGGTCATCCTCTTGCCCGATCAGCGCAAGGCCATGCGCGATCGAGGTGAGTTCGCCGCCCGACGCGATCGCCGCGTCGCCGAAGCGTTGTTCGAAGATCGCCCGGACGCGTGGTGTCAGCGATGTGCCGCCAGTCAGGAACACACGATCGATCTGCGCCGCCGTCACCCCGGCCACGGTCAGCGCGCGATCGACGGTCTGGTCGATCCGCGCGATATCCTCGGCGATCCAGGTCTCGAATTCGGTGCGGGTGACATCGGCCTCGATCGTCAGGCCCGCGCCGGCGAAGTGGAAATGCGCCCGATCGTCGTTCGACAGCGCACGCTTCAGCCGGCCGACCGCGTCGTACAGCGGATACCCCAGCTCCTGCTCGATCACCGCGATCATCCGGCCGATCGCCGCCGGGTCGGTCGCGTTGCGGCGCAACTGTTCGAGCTCGGCCATGGTCTTGCGGTTGCGCATCAGCGCCAGTCTCGACCAGTCGGCGAAATCGGCGAAGTAACCGCGCGGGATTTCCAGCAGTTTGTCGAACGACTTGTACGTGCTGCCCTTACCCAGCATCGGCAGCACCAGCCGGTCGATGATGCGGTAATCGAAGCGGTCGCCGGCGATGCCGATACCGGCATGGCCAAGCGGTTCGCAGCGTCGCGCGGCGCCCGGTGCGGCGATGCGCACGACCGAGAAGTCGCTCGTGCCGCCGCCGAAATCGGCAACCAGAACGGTTGCCGGCTCGGTCAGCCGCGCCGCGAAGCTGTACGCCGCGCCGACCGGTTCATAGACATAATGGATTTCCGCGCCGATCCCTGCGAACATCAGATCGTAGCGCGTCCGCGCCAGTGCCGCGTCGGGCCGGCGGCCGGCATATTCGACCGGACGCCCGACCACCACGCGTGCCGGCGCGGCGTTCAGCCGCCCGCCGCTGCGCGCGCGCATCTTGTCGAGGAACAGCCGGCCGAGATCCTCGAAGCGCAAGCGCCGTTCGAAAATCGAGGCATGTTCGAAACTGGCGCTCGCCGCGACCGATTTGAACGACTGCACGAAGCGGCTGTCCTGCGGATATTCGAGATATTCGGCGATCGCCCATGGCCCCGCCTCCGACGCGATCCCGCCGCGCACCGCATCGTCGTGCCAGAAGCACAAGGCCGAGCGGAACACCGCGTCCCGGCCATCGGGCGCGTCGAACTCGATCAGCTCGGGCGGCACGCCGTCACGCCCAAGCGCGGCGACGCTGTTGGTCGTGCCGAAATCGAGCCCGAGCACGGGGCCTTTGGTCTGCATGACGATCTCTCTGGGTTTTTGCGCCGGACTTGGTGGGCCAGCGGGCCGGTGCCTTTGCGCCGGGTCGGCGCGAAGGGCAAGCCCCCGTTTGCTCCCCTCCCCGAAAGGGAGGGGCTGGGGGTGGGTCGGACCTTGGGATGACCGCTGTGCCCAAAACCGACCCACCCCCAACCCCTCCCTTGCAGGGAGGGGAGCAGGTTAGCCCGCTATCCCGCCGCCCGATTGATATCCGCATTATCCAGCACGTGCTTGTCAAACCCGTCCCGTGCGACCGCGATCATTGCCCGCCCGACATTCTCGGTCGTGGTCACCGCGCCCGGCCAGCGGCGGCGCACCGGCCCGGCGACCCAGCCGGTCAAGGCATAGGCCGCCCGGTACCAGCCGGTCTTCGACACGATGCCGTGCAAGGGCTGGATAAACCCCGGCCGGAACATGAAACTCGCCTTGAACGGCAGCCGCGCCAGCGCCGCTTCGGTCCGGCCCTTGACCCGCGCCCACATCATCCGGCTTTGCTCGCTGGTGCCCGCGCCAGTGACATAGACGAAGGTCGCATCCGGATTGAGCGCCGCGACGCGCTCGGCGATGACCAAAGTGAGGTCATGGGTGATGTGGGTATAGTCCGCCTCGTTCATCCCCGCGACGGACACGCCGAGGCAGAAGAAGCAGGCGTCGCACTTGAGCAGGCTCTCGCGCACCGCGCCGATCGCGAACAGATCCTCGACCACCAGTTCGCGCAGCTTGTCGCCGCCGGCATCGCTGACCGCGCCAGTGATCGCGCGGCCGACCGTCATCACATCGGTGACGCCATCGTCGAGCAGACATTCGCGCAGCACGCCGCGCCCGACCATACCGGTCGCACCGAAGATCAGGACTTTCATGGGTCTGCGACTAGCAGCCCCG
This portion of the Sphingomonas sp. So64.6b genome encodes:
- a CDS encoding Hsp70 family protein, which produces MQTKGPVLGLDFGTTNSVAALGRDGVPPELIEFDAPDGRDAVFRSALCFWHDDAVRGGIASEAGPWAIAEYLEYPQDSRFVQSFKSVAASASFEHASIFERRLRFEDLGRLFLDKMRARSGGRLNAAPARVVVGRPVEYAGRRPDAALARTRYDLMFAGIGAEIHYVYEPVGAAYSFAARLTEPATVLVADFGGGTSDFSVVRIAAPGAARRCEPLGHAGIGIAGDRFDYRIIDRLVLPMLGKGSTYKSFDKLLEIPRGYFADFADWSRLALMRNRKTMAELEQLRRNATDPAAIGRMIAVIEQELGYPLYDAVGRLKRALSNDDRAHFHFAGAGLTIEADVTRTEFETWIAEDIARIDQTVDRALTVAGVTAAQIDRVFLTGGTSLTPRVRAIFEQRFGDAAIASGGELTSIAHGLALIGQEDDLAAWSV
- a CDS encoding NAD-dependent epimerase/dehydratase family protein, with amino-acid sequence MKVLIFGATGMVGRGVLRECLLDDGVTDVMTVGRAITGAVSDAGGDKLRELVVEDLFAIGAVRESLLKCDACFFCLGVSVAGMNEADYTHITHDLTLVIAERVAALNPDATFVYVTGAGTSEQSRMMWARVKGRTEAALARLPFKASFMFRPGFIQPLHGIVSKTGWYRAAYALTGWVAGPVRRRWPGAVTTTENVGRAMIAVARDGFDKHVLDNADINRAAG
- a CDS encoding esterase-like activity of phytase family protein, with the protein product MTDSRARATSLDFTDETLATLALPGGALTITRGLGSGLARRAGDPPGTIWAIGDRGPNLKVKLALERYRLTQMAPYAKIEGAKIMPRPDIGPAISELRIEGDRVTIVRTIPLRGHGGATLSGLPTPGGANSVSEPAIALDGTILAPDPSGADTEGIAAAADGSFWIAEEYGPSLFHVAADGGVIARWVPSGSESLFAGADYPVLGALPAIAARRQINRGFEALALSEDGVWLYLAFQSPLAHPDEKAHRKARHVRIWKLDTKTGAVAAQYLYPLDAPKTFRRDVALGKVDKSDIKVSELVLLGPDRLLTLERASATTKLYAVRLDAAHATAREQLDDATRPTIEQLSADDRIGDLALKKTLILDTDDLPEVDPDLEGLVVLSANTLLLVNDNDFGTEGVRTRFWRVELASDLPIGVPLPSEEGGRSEATEG